In Limosilactobacillus sp. WILCCON 0051, a single window of DNA contains:
- a CDS encoding LacI family DNA-binding transcriptional regulator has protein sequence MVTIKEIAQRSGYSPATVSRLLNNDQTLSVTQTTRNKILKVANQLGYWKDRKKPAVAPTIALLFRMNNQEQLQDSYFASLKDALLKTIEDAGMQVKVFQYAEELIDQADEFQGFLCVGDDNVELNVFKRLHRLLPAGVFVDTDPLPHLFDSVQPNLSMTVRDALEQFADAGYQRIAFIGGIGPQIGKRPRQRDSRETAFRVVAEELEFKQADVFSSGSFSVLNGRQLGEAAIKQYGDQLPEGFLIASDTLSVGVLQAFNDAGVIVPRDTSIISINNSDIAEYVSPPLSTYNINQKVISRMALNILRDAIANPERPHVHALVDTNLIMRESFKLK, from the coding sequence ATGGTTACCATCAAAGAGATTGCCCAGCGCTCTGGCTATTCACCAGCTACGGTCTCGCGCCTGCTCAATAACGATCAGACGCTTTCAGTTACCCAAACGACGCGCAACAAGATTTTAAAAGTTGCCAACCAGCTGGGGTATTGGAAAGACCGCAAGAAGCCAGCAGTTGCACCCACGATCGCATTGCTGTTTCGGATGAACAACCAAGAACAGCTGCAGGACTCATATTTTGCCAGTCTTAAGGATGCCCTGCTGAAAACGATTGAAGATGCCGGCATGCAGGTCAAGGTCTTTCAATATGCCGAGGAGCTGATTGATCAGGCAGACGAATTTCAAGGCTTTTTATGTGTTGGTGACGACAACGTTGAGCTGAACGTTTTTAAGCGACTGCATCGGCTGCTGCCAGCGGGGGTGTTTGTTGACACGGATCCATTGCCGCATCTGTTTGATTCAGTACAGCCCAATCTGTCGATGACGGTGCGTGATGCCCTGGAACAGTTTGCTGATGCCGGCTATCAGCGGATTGCCTTTATTGGCGGTATCGGTCCACAGATCGGTAAGCGGCCAAGACAAAGAGACTCACGGGAAACGGCCTTTAGAGTCGTGGCTGAGGAACTTGAATTTAAACAGGCGGATGTCTTTTCCAGTGGCTCGTTCAGTGTTTTAAACGGTCGCCAGTTGGGAGAAGCGGCCATCAAGCAATACGGTGATCAGCTGCCGGAGGGCTTTTTAATTGCCTCGGATACCTTAAGCGTTGGGGTACTCCAGGCGTTTAACGATGCTGGAGTGATCGTACCGCGTGATACCAGCATCATCAGCATCAACAACAGCGATATTGCCGAATACGTATCGCCGCCGCTTTCGACGTATAACATCAATCAAAAGGTGATTTCCCGTATGGCGCTGAATATTCTCCGGGATGCAATCGCTAATCCAGAGCGGCCGCACGTTCATGCATTGGTTGATACCAATTTAATTATGCGTGAAAGTTTTAAACTGAAATAA
- the murB gene encoding UDP-N-acetylmuramate dehydrogenase produces MANNLMQEFPDIQILKDEPLSKYTNTKTGGPADWLAFPKDVAEVQKLVQFANTNAMPLTVIGNASNLIVRDGGIEGLTMILTQMNGIQVEGNRVIAQAGASYIETTKAARDHSLTGLEFAAGIPGSVGGAIFMNAGAYGGETKNVASEVTAMLPDGTIKHYNNEELDFGYRHSAVQDNHGIVLEAVFDLKPGNQAEITALMDDLNARRAAKQPLELPSCGSVFKRPEGYFAGKLIHDAGLQGYTSGGAQVSTKHAGFIVNVDHGTATDYLNVIHHVQATVKEKFGVSLETEVRIIGREAE; encoded by the coding sequence ATGGCAAATAATCTGATGCAGGAATTTCCTGATATTCAAATCTTAAAAGACGAGCCACTTTCAAAGTACACCAATACTAAAACTGGCGGTCCGGCAGACTGGCTGGCGTTTCCTAAAGACGTTGCGGAAGTTCAAAAGCTGGTTCAGTTTGCCAATACCAATGCCATGCCATTGACGGTAATCGGCAATGCCAGCAATCTGATCGTGCGCGATGGCGGTATTGAAGGTCTGACCATGATTCTGACCCAGATGAATGGGATTCAAGTTGAAGGCAATCGCGTCATTGCTCAGGCTGGGGCCTCATACATTGAAACGACCAAGGCAGCTCGCGACCATTCGCTGACTGGCCTTGAATTTGCTGCTGGCATTCCTGGCAGCGTTGGTGGGGCAATTTTTATGAATGCCGGTGCCTATGGTGGTGAAACCAAAAACGTTGCCAGTGAAGTCACTGCAATGCTGCCAGATGGAACGATCAAGCACTATAACAATGAAGAGCTTGATTTTGGCTATCGGCACAGCGCGGTTCAGGATAACCACGGCATCGTCTTGGAAGCCGTGTTTGATCTCAAACCAGGGAATCAAGCTGAGATTACCGCGTTGATGGATGATCTGAATGCACGGCGAGCCGCCAAGCAGCCGTTGGAACTGCCATCTTGCGGTTCAGTCTTCAAGCGTCCAGAAGGCTACTTTGCCGGCAAACTGATTCATGATGCTGGTCTGCAGGGATATACCTCAGGCGGCGCGCAGGTTTCAACCAAGCATGCCGGTTTTATCGTTAATGTTGATCATGGTACGGCAACGGATTATCTAAACGTAATTCATCATGTTCAAGCAACCGTTAAAGAAAAATTCGGTGTCAGCTTGGAAACTGAGGTCCGCATTATCGGCCGGGAAGCTGAATAA
- the pta gene encoding phosphate acetyltransferase, protein MDVFEHLKSQLSSQDKRIVFPEGEDERIFGAAARLAHDGLLTPILLGNEAKIKAAAKQDDIDLTGVEIMDPQTYPAADYQAMHTALLERRHGKNTPEQVDAMLKDVSYFATMLVYMGKVDGMVSGAVHSTGDTVRPALQIVKTKPGIKRISGAFLMQKGDQRYIFADCAINIELDAPTMAEVAVESAKTAKLFGIDPRVAMLSFSTKGSAKGEMVTKVAEATKLAQEADPELAVDGELQFDAAIVPAVAELKAPGSKVAGHANVFVFPSLEAGNIGYKIAQRLGGFEAIGPVLQGLNAPIADLSRGCNEEDVYKVALITAAQAL, encoded by the coding sequence ATGGATGTATTTGAACACTTAAAGTCACAGCTTTCATCACAAGACAAGCGGATCGTTTTTCCAGAGGGTGAGGATGAACGGATCTTTGGCGCAGCAGCTCGTCTAGCGCATGATGGTCTGCTGACGCCGATTCTGCTGGGAAATGAAGCCAAGATCAAAGCAGCTGCCAAACAGGATGACATTGATCTGACGGGGGTTGAAATCATGGACCCGCAGACCTACCCAGCCGCTGACTATCAGGCAATGCATACCGCGCTTTTAGAACGGCGTCACGGTAAGAATACACCAGAACAGGTCGACGCAATGCTAAAAGACGTCAGCTATTTTGCTACGATGCTGGTCTACATGGGCAAAGTTGACGGGATGGTTTCTGGCGCGGTTCACTCAACTGGCGACACGGTCCGGCCCGCTTTGCAGATCGTTAAGACCAAGCCTGGCATCAAGCGGATCAGCGGGGCATTCTTGATGCAAAAAGGCGATCAGCGCTACATTTTTGCTGACTGTGCCATCAACATTGAACTGGATGCGCCAACGATGGCTGAGGTTGCCGTTGAAAGTGCCAAGACGGCCAAACTGTTTGGCATTGATCCCCGTGTTGCCATGCTGAGCTTTTCAACCAAGGGATCAGCAAAAGGCGAAATGGTTACCAAGGTTGCCGAAGCGACTAAACTGGCCCAGGAAGCAGATCCAGAACTGGCTGTTGACGGCGAGCTGCAGTTTGACGCGGCAATCGTTCCAGCCGTTGCAGAATTGAAGGCTCCTGGATCCAAGGTTGCAGGTCATGCCAATGTCTTTGTCTTCCCAAGTCTGGAAGCCGGCAACATTGGCTACAAGATTGCTCAGCGCTTGGGTGGTTTTGAAGCTATCGGTCCGGTTCTGCAAGGTTTGAATGCACCAATTGCCGATCTGTCACGGGGATGCAACGAAGAAGACGTTTATAAGGTTGCTCTGATTACGGCTGCTCAGGCACTGTAA
- the cdaA gene encoding diadenylate cyclase CdaA yields the protein MQFLASLLNWHNLVNLIDILVIWFLIYELLMLVRGTKAVQLFKGILIIILVKLISWYIGLSTVSWVMDQVINWGVIAIVVIFQPEIRRGLEHLGRGALFARTPKANEEEEDLIRQLDQAIQYLSKRRIGALICIEMETGLEEYIETGIPLDAEVTGALLINTFIPNTPLHDGAVIIKNNRIAVAAAYLPLSDSKLIPKDLGTRHRAAVGISEVTDALTIVVSEETGEVSITKNNELMRGMSRKDYLKFLRAQLYTETPQHPSPENFLTNLMQRFRKQGGDQHEK from the coding sequence TTGCAGTTTCTTGCATCACTCCTCAACTGGCATAATCTGGTCAATCTGATTGATATTTTAGTCATCTGGTTTTTGATTTATGAGTTGTTGATGCTGGTTCGCGGGACTAAGGCCGTGCAGCTGTTCAAAGGGATTCTGATTATCATCCTGGTTAAGCTGATCAGTTGGTATATCGGGCTCAGCACGGTTTCTTGGGTGATGGATCAGGTCATCAACTGGGGGGTCATCGCCATTGTCGTGATCTTTCAGCCAGAGATTCGGCGGGGGCTGGAGCATTTAGGTCGTGGCGCGCTGTTTGCCCGTACGCCTAAAGCCAACGAAGAGGAAGAGGACTTGATTCGGCAATTGGACCAGGCGATTCAATATCTTTCTAAACGACGGATCGGGGCCTTGATCTGTATTGAGATGGAAACCGGTCTGGAAGAATATATTGAAACGGGGATACCATTGGATGCCGAAGTTACCGGGGCCCTTTTGATCAATACGTTTATTCCAAATACGCCGCTGCATGATGGGGCCGTGATCATCAAAAATAATCGCATCGCTGTCGCTGCCGCTTATCTGCCGCTTTCTGACTCGAAGCTGATTCCTAAAGATCTTGGGACGCGGCACCGCGCGGCAGTCGGCATCAGCGAGGTTACCGACGCGCTGACGATTGTGGTCTCAGAAGAAACTGGTGAAGTCTCGATCACCAAAAACAACGAGCTGATGCGGGGCATGTCACGTAAAGACTACCTAAAGTTTTTGCGGGCGCAGCTTTATACCGAAACTCCTCAGCATCCAAGTCCCGAGAATTTTCTTACCAATCTAATGCAGCGTTTTCGTAAGCAGGGAGGCGATCAGCATGAAAAATGA
- a CDS encoding GNAT family N-acetyltransferase — translation MTETVGIKLATPDDAQAILNLLKQLSQESSAILVPHLDTLTVEQEAYSLYDINDSTDSLILLAQYENHPIGIVTIMELADRPQVGELGVAVLKDFWRNGIGSLLVDEATYWFANYSTLQKLVLDVFSDNVPAIKLYQKYGFVKTGEARVTDQQGQQRAAVLMEFQPAAADHE, via the coding sequence ATGACTGAAACGGTTGGAATCAAGCTGGCCACGCCAGATGATGCACAGGCAATCCTGAACCTGCTCAAACAGCTTTCTCAAGAGAGCTCGGCCATCTTGGTGCCGCATCTGGACACGCTGACGGTCGAACAGGAGGCGTACAGTCTTTATGATATTAACGACAGTACTGACTCATTGATTTTACTGGCTCAGTACGAAAATCATCCCATTGGTATCGTTACGATCATGGAACTGGCTGATCGGCCGCAGGTAGGCGAGCTGGGGGTGGCGGTCTTAAAGGACTTTTGGCGAAACGGGATTGGCAGCCTCTTAGTTGATGAGGCTACGTACTGGTTTGCAAACTACAGTACCCTGCAAAAGCTGGTATTGGACGTTTTTAGCGATAACGTGCCGGCCATCAAGCTTTATCAAAAGTATGGCTTTGTCAAGACCGGTGAGGCTAGGGTGACTGATCAACAAGGTCAGCAGCGTGCGGCAGTTCTAATGGAGTTTCAGCCCGCGGCAGCTGATCATGAATAA
- a CDS encoding exodeoxyribonuclease III — MTKFISWNVNGLRAAIKHGFLQVFTEMDADFFCIQETKLAPGQLNLDLPGYHQYWNYAEKKGYSGTAIFAKQPPLSVHYGINVPEFDHEGRVITLEYPDFYLINTYVPNSGAELKRLDFRHDFNEAFYEYVNQLSQQKSIVWCGDLNVAHQEIDLKNPQSNHHHPGFTDEERFDFSKLLKSGFTDTFRYFYPDQEHSYSWWSYRFHARQRNAGWRIDYFVASADLDSQLIDAKIHDQILGSDHCPVELDIQL, encoded by the coding sequence ATGACCAAATTTATTTCTTGGAACGTCAATGGATTAAGGGCCGCAATCAAGCATGGCTTTTTACAGGTTTTCACTGAAATGGACGCGGATTTTTTCTGCATCCAAGAAACCAAACTAGCGCCTGGCCAATTGAATCTTGATTTGCCCGGCTATCATCAATACTGGAACTATGCCGAAAAGAAAGGCTATTCGGGTACGGCCATCTTTGCCAAACAGCCACCGCTTAGCGTTCACTATGGCATTAATGTACCAGAGTTTGATCATGAAGGCCGTGTCATCACTTTAGAGTATCCTGATTTCTATCTGATCAATACCTATGTGCCCAATTCCGGTGCTGAACTGAAGCGCTTGGATTTTCGACACGATTTTAATGAAGCTTTTTATGAATACGTTAATCAGCTGAGTCAGCAAAAAAGCATCGTTTGGTGTGGCGATCTCAACGTGGCCCATCAAGAAATCGACTTAAAAAATCCGCAGAGCAATCATCATCATCCAGGATTTACCGATGAAGAGCGCTTTGACTTCTCCAAGCTGCTAAAAAGCGGTTTTACTGATACGTTCCGTTATTTTTATCCTGATCAAGAGCACAGCTATTCTTGGTGGAGCTATCGTTTCCACGCTCGTCAGCGCAATGCTGGCTGGCGGATTGATTATTTCGTTGCCTCAGCCGATCTTGACTCACAGCTGATCGATGCCAAGATTCATGATCAGATTCTTGGCAGTGATCACTGTCCCGTCGAATTAGACATTCAGTTATAG
- a CDS encoding beta-galactosidase, whose product MKQGLPTVLYGGDYNPDQWPETDWDDDIKVFKQADINSATINVFSWALLEPREGEYDFKKLDHIVAKLSQADFKIVMATSTAAMPAWMFKKYPDVARVDYQGRRHVFGQRHNFCPSSANYRRLAGRLVDQLARRYAGNSHIVAWHVNNEYGGNCYCENCRRAFQEWLKQRYQTLDNLNQAWDNNVWSHTIYDWDEIQVPNELGDAWGAEGTHTIVAGLSVDYLRFQSDAMLSLYNLEKQTIEKYDKQTPILTNFHGTPNKWIDYHAWAKDQDIIAYDSYPAYDDPAYVAAFRYDLMRGLKHQPFMLMESTPSQVNWQPYSPLKRPNQMRATELQAVAHGADTVQYFQLKQAVGGSEKFHGAVISHSQRTDTRAFQEVARLGHDLKKVGADFKDAATPAKAAIVFDWSNFWAFEYVAGITQDLQYVPLIMDYYRQFYQHQIPVDVIGVDDDFSQYDLIVAPVLYMVKKGLGEKISDYVQNGGHLLTTYASGMVDESDNVYLGGYPGPLSKVLGIWVEETDATVPGQTVKVAFDQSAQRYEGRLLCDQIHLTGSKTRALAHYASEFYAGTPAVVENVFGKGLAWYVGTRLDDQGLGKVIEHVIDRTGLTGLTSQTTDLEITRRVKDGQELYFVLNLRNESRLLPTDLQQAGFVDILTGAAPKAKLGPWDVEILKRGMDQ is encoded by the coding sequence ATGAAGCAGGGACTGCCGACCGTTCTATATGGCGGTGACTATAATCCTGATCAATGGCCAGAAACAGATTGGGATGACGATATCAAGGTCTTTAAGCAGGCCGACATCAATTCGGCAACGATCAACGTCTTTTCATGGGCCCTTTTAGAACCGCGTGAAGGCGAATATGATTTTAAAAAACTGGATCATATCGTTGCAAAGCTGAGTCAGGCTGACTTTAAGATCGTTATGGCAACTTCCACGGCCGCGATGCCTGCCTGGATGTTTAAAAAGTATCCGGATGTCGCCAGAGTTGACTATCAAGGGCGACGGCACGTCTTTGGTCAACGCCATAATTTCTGCCCAAGTTCAGCCAACTATCGCCGATTAGCAGGTCGATTGGTTGATCAATTGGCCCGGCGCTATGCTGGCAATTCGCATATCGTGGCTTGGCACGTTAATAATGAGTATGGCGGCAACTGCTATTGTGAAAACTGTCGCCGGGCTTTTCAAGAATGGCTCAAGCAGCGCTATCAAACGCTGGATAATCTAAATCAGGCTTGGGACAACAATGTCTGGAGCCATACGATCTATGACTGGGATGAGATTCAAGTTCCCAACGAGCTGGGCGATGCCTGGGGAGCAGAAGGCACGCATACGATCGTGGCTGGGCTGTCGGTTGACTATCTGCGTTTTCAGTCGGATGCAATGCTTTCGTTATATAATCTTGAAAAACAGACGATTGAAAAATATGACAAGCAGACACCGATTCTGACCAATTTCCATGGCACGCCTAATAAGTGGATCGACTATCATGCCTGGGCCAAGGATCAAGACATCATTGCCTATGACAGCTACCCAGCCTATGACGATCCAGCCTATGTGGCCGCGTTTCGCTATGACTTAATGCGGGGATTGAAACACCAGCCGTTCATGCTGATGGAATCAACGCCTTCGCAGGTCAACTGGCAGCCATACAGTCCGTTGAAGCGCCCTAATCAAATGCGGGCAACGGAACTGCAGGCTGTGGCTCATGGTGCTGACACCGTTCAGTATTTTCAGTTGAAGCAGGCCGTAGGGGGATCCGAAAAATTTCATGGCGCCGTAATCAGCCATTCGCAGCGAACTGATACGCGCGCATTTCAAGAAGTAGCACGCCTGGGACATGATCTGAAAAAAGTGGGTGCCGATTTTAAGGATGCCGCGACCCCGGCCAAAGCAGCCATTGTTTTTGACTGGAGCAATTTCTGGGCCTTTGAGTACGTGGCCGGGATTACGCAGGATCTGCAGTATGTGCCTTTGATCATGGACTATTACCGTCAGTTTTATCAGCACCAGATTCCGGTTGACGTGATTGGCGTTGACGATGACTTTTCACAATATGATCTGATCGTCGCGCCAGTATTGTACATGGTCAAAAAGGGACTGGGCGAAAAGATCAGCGATTATGTGCAAAATGGCGGCCATCTGCTGACAACCTATGCATCAGGGATGGTTGATGAATCCGACAACGTCTACTTGGGCGGCTATCCAGGTCCTTTAAGCAAGGTATTGGGCATCTGGGTTGAAGAAACTGATGCGACGGTACCAGGACAAACCGTCAAAGTAGCTTTTGATCAGTCAGCGCAGCGGTATGAAGGGCGGCTGCTGTGTGATCAGATTCATCTGACGGGATCAAAAACTCGGGCATTGGCTCATTATGCCAGTGAATTTTATGCCGGCACGCCAGCCGTAGTCGAAAATGTATTTGGCAAGGGACTGGCTTGGTACGTTGGCACGCGTTTAGATGATCAGGGACTTGGCAAAGTAATTGAGCACGTCATTGATCGGACTGGGCTTACCGGCCTAACCAGCCAAACAACCGATCTTGAAATTACGCGGCGCGTTAAGGACGGACAGGAACTCTACTTTGTGCTTAATCTGCGCAATGAGTCGCGCCTGCTGCCAACCGATCTGCAGCAGGCCGGCTTCGTGGATATCTTGACCGGAGCCGCTCCGAAAGCCAAACTGGGGCCATGGGACGTTGAGATTTTAAAACGCGGCATGGATCAATAG
- the tsaE gene encoding tRNA (adenosine(37)-N6)-threonylcarbamoyltransferase complex ATPase subunit type 1 TsaE, with protein sequence MTQLTLHNREATMAVGKKLAPFLQAGDVIVLNGDLGAGKTTFTKGLAAGLGISDVIKSPTFTIIREYQSGRLPLYHMDIYRLENGGAEDLGLEEYFDGDGISVVEWAEFIEDELPAEFLAINFKRTDDEQTRELSFEPHGRHFESLVERLVADYD encoded by the coding sequence ATGACTCAACTAACTTTACACAATCGAGAAGCAACGATGGCGGTAGGAAAGAAACTGGCTCCGTTTTTGCAGGCTGGCGACGTAATCGTATTAAATGGCGATCTGGGAGCTGGCAAGACCACTTTTACCAAAGGACTGGCAGCTGGTCTGGGTATTTCAGACGTGATCAAGAGCCCGACTTTTACGATTATTCGTGAATATCAATCAGGACGCCTGCCGCTTTATCATATGGATATCTATCGACTTGAGAATGGCGGGGCTGAAGACTTAGGACTGGAAGAATATTTTGATGGCGATGGCATCAGTGTGGTTGAATGGGCAGAATTTATTGAAGACGAATTGCCGGCAGAATTTTTGGCAATCAATTTTAAGCGGACTGATGATGAACAGACCCGTGAGCTGAGTTTTGAACCGCATGGACGGCACTTTGAATCATTAGTGGAACGCTTGGTGGCAGATTATGACTGA
- a CDS encoding glycoside-pentoside-hexuronide (GPH):cation symporter — translation MDTTTKTAAPRQHLSKQQWISRSAFCFGNVGHSAFYGVMSNYFIIFVTSGMFAGLSKSVANRLIGLITGLIVGVRIIELVIDPLLGNIVDNTHTRWGKFKPWILWGNIVSGALLLVLFTGIFGLAKVNWVLFAILFVVIFITFDIFYSFSDVSYWGMVPALSEDSHERSIYTSLGAFAGTIGWNGLTIIVVPIVTTFTYLATGHRTEGPAGWFAFAAIVTLLALLSALAVCLGTKENDNIIRQSAKQKTSIKDVFSAIFHNDQIMWPALAYLMYSCAYVITNGVLFYLYKFVIGEPGHFWVVGVIATIVGFFVSPLFPIFNKYVPRKWLFTIGQCCMVAAYLIFIFGRSNVYVMDLGLVLFNVNCAQLVTVLTLTDAIEYGQLKSGQRNEAVVLAVRPMIDKLTGAISNGLVGWIALACGMTGSATAADMTAKSIRTFDGMAFYIPMVLALLSIVIFLSKVTLSEKKHAQVVEELKNELAAGNGEEAVENVSADQTTLTLLAPVDGKVVDLASIINEDGTKGFPGKGFAIKPADGRIYAPFDGTIKFAFSTQHAFEIESANGIGLVIHVGIGTVNMRGAGFNIHFQEGQTVHAGELLMEFNRDLILQSGYDDIVVDFLTQPQKVQLQELRLGAKVEHGQPIAKAEYKK, via the coding sequence GTGGATACTACCACCAAGACTGCAGCGCCACGGCAGCATTTAAGCAAGCAGCAGTGGATTTCTCGTTCGGCATTTTGTTTTGGGAATGTCGGCCACTCTGCTTTTTATGGCGTTATGAGCAATTATTTCATTATTTTTGTTACCAGCGGCATGTTTGCTGGATTAAGCAAATCAGTTGCCAACCGTTTAATCGGACTGATTACCGGCTTGATTGTCGGGGTACGGATTATTGAGCTGGTTATCGATCCGCTGCTGGGCAATATCGTCGACAATACGCACACACGCTGGGGCAAGTTTAAGCCTTGGATCTTATGGGGCAATATCGTTAGTGGGGCCTTGCTTTTAGTCCTGTTTACCGGAATTTTTGGCTTGGCAAAGGTCAACTGGGTCCTGTTTGCGATTTTATTTGTCGTGATCTTCATTACGTTTGATATTTTCTATTCTTTTTCTGATGTTTCCTATTGGGGCATGGTACCAGCGTTGAGCGAAGACTCGCATGAACGCAGCATCTATACCTCACTGGGGGCCTTTGCCGGCACGATTGGCTGGAATGGCTTGACGATTATCGTAGTGCCAATCGTTACGACTTTTACCTATCTGGCAACTGGGCATCGTACTGAAGGTCCAGCCGGCTGGTTTGCTTTTGCGGCAATCGTTACGCTGCTGGCGTTGCTGAGTGCTTTGGCGGTTTGTTTGGGAACTAAGGAAAACGACAACATTATTCGGCAATCAGCCAAACAAAAAACCTCGATCAAGGACGTCTTTTCAGCAATTTTCCATAACGACCAGATCATGTGGCCGGCACTGGCATACCTGATGTATTCTTGTGCCTATGTTATTACCAATGGGGTCTTGTTCTATCTGTACAAGTTCGTTATCGGCGAACCCGGTCATTTCTGGGTCGTTGGGGTAATTGCGACGATCGTTGGTTTCTTTGTCAGCCCGCTGTTTCCGATTTTTAACAAATACGTACCAAGAAAATGGCTGTTTACGATTGGTCAATGCTGCATGGTAGCGGCCTACCTGATTTTTATCTTTGGCCGCAGCAACGTCTATGTAATGGATCTGGGGTTGGTTTTGTTCAACGTCAACTGTGCTCAGCTGGTAACGGTTTTGACGCTGACGGATGCGATTGAATATGGCCAGCTTAAGTCTGGTCAGCGAAACGAAGCCGTTGTTTTAGCAGTACGGCCGATGATTGATAAGCTGACGGGCGCGATCTCAAATGGTCTGGTTGGCTGGATTGCCTTAGCCTGTGGCATGACTGGCAGCGCTACGGCAGCTGATATGACTGCCAAGAGCATTCGTACGTTTGATGGCATGGCCTTTTACATTCCAATGGTTTTGGCGCTGCTGTCAATCGTCATTTTCTTAAGCAAGGTTACGCTGAGCGAAAAAAAGCATGCTCAAGTCGTTGAAGAATTAAAGAATGAACTTGCGGCTGGCAACGGTGAAGAAGCAGTTGAGAATGTCTCTGCCGATCAAACGACGTTAACGCTTTTGGCTCCAGTCGATGGAAAAGTCGTTGATCTTGCTTCCATAATCAATGAAGACGGCACGAAAGGCTTCCCTGGCAAAGGCTTTGCGATTAAGCCAGCCGATGGCCGCATCTATGCACCGTTTGATGGTACGATCAAGTTTGCCTTCTCAACGCAGCATGCCTTTGAAATTGAATCAGCTAACGGCATTGGCCTGGTAATTCACGTGGGTATTGGTACGGTTAATATGCGTGGTGCCGGCTTTAATATTCATTTCCAAGAAGGACAGACCGTGCATGCCGGTGAGCTGTTGATGGAATTCAACCGTGATCTGATTTTACAAAGCGGTTATGATGATATCGTTGTCGACTTTTTAACACAGCCGCAAAAAGTTCAGTTGCAAGAGCTTCGGCTTGGAGCCAAGGTTGAGCATGGCCAGCCAATTGCCAAAGCAGAATATAAAAAATAA
- a CDS encoding 3'-5' exonuclease produces MNFVAMDFETASGKRWSACSLSLVVVRQNQIVDEFYTLINPQTPFFWRNVQIHGIHEKDVANAPVFPEVWEHIQPFFDANKLVIAHNASFDNSVLKNTLTHYELPVPSFLSLDTLKTSRQFWPQLPNHKLNTICDALNIQLHHHHNALDDAQACANILLTQNRQFGPEMIKPFIVNV; encoded by the coding sequence ATGAACTTTGTTGCGATGGACTTTGAAACTGCCAGTGGCAAACGCTGGTCGGCCTGCTCGCTTTCTTTAGTCGTCGTTCGTCAAAATCAAATCGTTGATGAGTTCTACACCTTGATCAATCCACAGACGCCTTTTTTCTGGCGCAACGTTCAGATCCATGGCATTCATGAAAAAGACGTTGCCAATGCCCCTGTCTTTCCTGAAGTCTGGGAGCATATTCAGCCATTCTTTGATGCCAACAAGCTGGTGATTGCCCATAACGCCTCATTTGACAACAGCGTTCTCAAAAATACGCTGACTCATTATGAATTGCCGGTTCCCAGCTTCTTATCATTGGACACGCTAAAGACCAGTCGCCAGTTCTGGCCGCAGCTGCCTAACCACAAACTCAATACGATCTGTGATGCATTGAATATTCAGCTGCATCATCACCATAACGCGCTTGATGATGCTCAGGCCTGCGCCAATATCCTGCTGACGCAAAATCGCCAGTTCGGCCCGGAAATGATCAAGCCGTTTATCGTTAATGTCTAG
- a CDS encoding DUF1361 domain-containing protein — protein sequence MPRLSYQWKLRLYFLILLATLQLLLKSPFNFMVLNVFLAYLPIEFSFWVQHFADRRSLAFWSLLFLWLIFYPNAPYVMTDLFHLSWLHPHTSTTGILRTDPKMWLIFALMVLSAFSCAIFGTVEMARLSRLLEKMLTPKFSHSHLIWVGCFSFLAGIGIYIGRFLRLHSIYLFITPSWFFRQLLSIWSWPMIEFVLIMTILQLLIYWCLHVIKQTDLI from the coding sequence TTGCCTAGACTGTCTTATCAATGGAAATTAAGACTTTATTTTTTGATTCTGCTGGCAACTCTGCAGCTGCTGTTAAAGTCGCCGTTTAATTTTATGGTTCTGAACGTTTTTCTAGCCTATCTGCCAATCGAGTTTAGTTTTTGGGTCCAGCATTTTGCCGATCGACGCTCACTGGCTTTTTGGTCGCTGCTGTTTTTATGGCTGATTTTTTATCCCAATGCTCCCTACGTCATGACTGATCTCTTCCATCTTTCATGGCTGCATCCGCATACCAGTACTACTGGCATCTTACGTACTGATCCTAAGATGTGGCTGATTTTTGCGCTGATGGTTCTGTCGGCATTCAGCTGTGCGATCTTTGGCACGGTCGAGATGGCCCGCCTCAGTCGACTGTTAGAAAAAATGCTGACGCCTAAATTTTCCCATAGTCATTTAATTTGGGTTGGCTGCTTCTCTTTTCTAGCCGGCATTGGCATCTATATTGGCCGTTTTTTGCGTCTGCACTCAATCTACCTTTTTATAACGCCATCATGGTTCTTTAGGCAGCTGTTAAGCATCTGGAGCTGGCCGATGATTGAATTTGTCTTGATTATGACCATATTGCAGCTGCTGATTTACTGGTGCCTGCACGTGATCAAGCAGACTGATTTGATATAA